One window of the Passer domesticus isolate bPasDom1 chromosome 14, bPasDom1.hap1, whole genome shotgun sequence genome contains the following:
- the LOC135280774 gene encoding neuronal acetylcholine receptor subunit beta-4 — MRKMYPLVLFVMGSFCLNGSMAADAEEKLMNHLLSPDRYNKLIRPAVNSSQLVSIELQVSLAQLISVNEREQIMTTNVWLNQEWIDYRLAWKPSDYEGINKLRIPAKHIWLPDIVLYNNADGTYEVSLYTNAIVNNNGSIRWLPPAIYKSACKIEVKHFPFDQQNCTLKFRSWTYDHTEIDMVLKTSMASMDDFTPSGEWDIVALPGRRTVNPLDPNYVDVTYDFIIKRKPLFYTINLIIPCVLITSLAILVFYLPSDCGEKMTLCISVLLALTVFLLLISKIVPPTSLDVPLIGKYLMFTMVLVTFSIVTSVCVLNVHHRSPSTHTMPPWVKLVFLERLPAYLFMKRPENNPPQQKPCNCKKTKTENPCMEPSDFYKNSTYFLNTASAKRYDMKVSETPDNVSSHRDFRLRTGAKFSPEVQEAIDGVSFIAEHMKSDDNDQSVIEDWKYVAMVVDRLFLWIFVLVCVLGTVGLFLQPLFQNHTAAINP, encoded by the exons ATGAGGAAAATGTACCCCCTCGTTCTCTTTGTAATGGGCTCCTTTTGTCTGAACG GAAGCATGGCAGCAGATGCTGAAGAAAAACTAATGAACCACCTCCTGAGTCCTGACAGGTACAATAAGTTAATTCGACCAGCTGTCAACTCCTCCCAGTTGGTATCCATAGAACTGCAGgtttccctggcacagcttatTAGTGTG aatGAACGGGAGCAGATCATGACTACAAACGTCTGGCTGAACCAG GAGTGGATTGATTATCGGCTGGCTTGGAAGCCCTCTGACTATGAAGGAATAAATAAGCTGAGAATACCTGCAAAACACATCTGGTTGCCAGACATTGTGCTTTACAATAA TGCGGACGGCACGTACGAAGTCTCGCTGTACACAAATGCCATTGTAAATAACAATGGAAGCATTCGCTGGTTGCCACCAGCCATTTACAAGAGTGCCTGCAAGATTGAGGTGAAGCATTTCCCATTTGACCAACAAAACTGCACCCTCAAGTTCCGGTCCTGGACGTACGACCACACAGAAATTGATATGGTGCTCAAGACTTCCATGGCAAGCATGGACGACTTCACACCCAGCGGAGAGTGGGACATTGTAGCACTCCCAGGAAGAAGGACTGTAAACCCTCTGGACCCCAATTATGTCGATGTGACATATGACTTCATTATTAAAAGGAAACCACTTTTTTATACCATCAATCTTATCATTCCCTGTGTGCTAATTACATCTTTAGCCATCCTAGTATTCTACTTGCCTTCAGACTGCGGTGAAAAAATGACTTTATGCATATCTGTGTTGCTTGCCTTGACTGTGTTCTTGCTGCTGATCTCCAAAATTGTCCCTCCAACATCTCTAGATGTTCCACTGATTGGCAAGTATCTCATGTTTACAATGGTGCTGGTGACCTTCTCAATAGTTACCAGTGTCTGTGTGCTCAATGTCCACCACAGATCTCCAAGTACTCACACTATGCCCCCGTGGGTAAAGCTGGTTTTCCTTGAAAGGCTCCCAGCCTATTTGTTCATGAAGCGCCCAGAAAATAATCCTCCACAGCAAAAGCCATGCAACtgcaaaaagacaaaaacagaGAATCCTTGCATGGAGCCATCTGACTTCTACAAGAACTCTACCTATTTTTTGAATACAGCTTCTGCTAAAAGATATGATATGAAAGTCTCTGAGACACCTGACAATGTCAGCAGTCATCGAGATTTTAGGTTAAGAACAGGTGCAAAATTTTCTCCTGAAGTGCAAGAAGCAATTGATGGAGTCAGTTTTATAGCAGAGCACATGAAAAGCGATGACAACGACCAGAGT GTCATTGAAGATTGGAAGTATGTTGCCATGGTAGTGGACAGGCTGTTTCTCTGGATATTTGTCCTTGTTTGTGTCCTGGGGACTGTTGGATTATTTCTGCAACCACTTTTTCAAAACCACACTGCTGCCATAAACCCTTAG